A window of the Brassica napus cultivar Da-Ae chromosome C5, Da-Ae, whole genome shotgun sequence genome harbors these coding sequences:
- the LOC111206283 gene encoding transcription factor DIVARICATA isoform X1: METLKPLSHVPISDYRFVGQDMMSLQSPSSIWTKEENKMFERALAIYPEDSPDRWFKIASMIPGKTVFDVMKQYNKLEEDVFDIEEGRVPIPGYPSPLGFTQDTCRKRPNGARGSDHDRKKGVPWTEEEHRRFLLGLLKYGKGDWRNISRNFVVSKTPTQVASHAQKYYQRQLSGAKDKRRPSIHDITTGNLLTANLNRSFSDHRDTLPDLGFIENDNAEEGLMCMSQNPFSPSSVPFDAAFNFAGVNAYSDGA, from the exons ATGGAGACTCTGAAACCACTCTCTCACGTGCCTATCTCTGATTATCGGTTTGTTGGTCAAGATATGATGAGCTTACAAAGCCCTAGCAGCATCTGGACTAAAGAAGAGAACAAGATGTTTGAACGAGCCCTTGCCATCTACCCTGAAGACTCCCCCGATCGCTGGTTCAAGATTGCTTCCATGATCCCTGGAAAGACTGTTTTTGATGTTATGAAGCAATACAATAAGCTCGAAGAAGACGTTTTCGATATTGAAGAAGGACGTGTCCCCATTCCTGGTTACCCTTCTCccttagggtttacccaagacaCGTGTCGAAAGCGACCTAATGGAGCCAGAGGATCTGATCACGATCGAAAGAAAGGAGTCCCTTGGACAGAGGAAGAACACAG GAGATTTTTGCTCGGGCTTCTCAAGTACGGGAAAGGTGACTGGAGAAACATATCGAGAAACTTCGTGGTGTCTAAGACCCCAACGCAAGTGGCAAGCCATGCCCAAAAGTATTACCAGAGACAACTCTCTGGAGCAAAGGATAAGCGCCGGCCAAGCATCCATGACATCACAACCGGCAATCTTCTAACTGCCAATCTCAACCGTTCCTTTTCTGATCATAGAGATACCCTcccggatttagggtttatcgaAAATGATAATGCCGAGGAGGGACTAATGTGTATGAGTCAGAATCCTTTTTCTCCATCATCAGTTCCCTTTGATGCTGCCTTTAACTTTGCTGGAGTAAATGCATATAGTGACGGAGCGTAA
- the LOC111206283 gene encoding transcription factor DIVARICATA isoform X2 — MMSLQSPSSIWTKEENKMFERALAIYPEDSPDRWFKIASMIPGKTVFDVMKQYNKLEEDVFDIEEGRVPIPGYPSPLGFTQDTCRKRPNGARGSDHDRKKGVPWTEEEHRRFLLGLLKYGKGDWRNISRNFVVSKTPTQVASHAQKYYQRQLSGAKDKRRPSIHDITTGNLLTANLNRSFSDHRDTLPDLGFIENDNAEEGLMCMSQNPFSPSSVPFDAAFNFAGVNAYSDGA; from the exons ATGATGAGCTTACAAAGCCCTAGCAGCATCTGGACTAAAGAAGAGAACAAGATGTTTGAACGAGCCCTTGCCATCTACCCTGAAGACTCCCCCGATCGCTGGTTCAAGATTGCTTCCATGATCCCTGGAAAGACTGTTTTTGATGTTATGAAGCAATACAATAAGCTCGAAGAAGACGTTTTCGATATTGAAGAAGGACGTGTCCCCATTCCTGGTTACCCTTCTCccttagggtttacccaagacaCGTGTCGAAAGCGACCTAATGGAGCCAGAGGATCTGATCACGATCGAAAGAAAGGAGTCCCTTGGACAGAGGAAGAACACAG GAGATTTTTGCTCGGGCTTCTCAAGTACGGGAAAGGTGACTGGAGAAACATATCGAGAAACTTCGTGGTGTCTAAGACCCCAACGCAAGTGGCAAGCCATGCCCAAAAGTATTACCAGAGACAACTCTCTGGAGCAAAGGATAAGCGCCGGCCAAGCATCCATGACATCACAACCGGCAATCTTCTAACTGCCAATCTCAACCGTTCCTTTTCTGATCATAGAGATACCCTcccggatttagggtttatcgaAAATGATAATGCCGAGGAGGGACTAATGTGTATGAGTCAGAATCCTTTTTCTCCATCATCAGTTCCCTTTGATGCTGCCTTTAACTTTGCTGGAGTAAATGCATATAGTGACGGAGCGTAA
- the LOC106454185 gene encoding F-box/kelch-repeat protein At2g22050-like produces MSMVVAASNSKKSRPSSSSSFSSLPDDVALKCLFRVPRCYDLNLSLVSKTLSILRRPTSYWITFCPGEKTTDYQLEKKPLSLADVPRPCLGYAVSVGSEIYFIGGRSFPSTELWILDTRSDRLRTAPSMKVGRSAEYKVAVGVVEGEIYDVIGGTDEDSQVEVFDPETQTWEFADDEKVKCEWEFSVSMKQKVYMVGLGGRVSTYSPREGINSETTEVLGYVNFLCVLKVWTRVVDRDGNDGKLELYSSTAEKMEEYEGMIAFFWPLPNIDRTKNDLICKLIALDRLGENIRGRIEWSGIAATLPHNILLKDCLVVAG; encoded by the exons ATGTCAATGGTTGTAGCCGCCTCCAACTCGAAGAAATCACggccatcatcatcatcatcgttttCTTCGTTGCCAGATGACGTTGCATTGAAGTGCTTATTCCGCGTTCCGAGATGCTACGACCTAAACCTCTCTTTGGTCTCCAAAACCCTAAG CATACTGAGACGGCCCACTAGCTACTGGATCACTTTCTGTCCGGGTGAGAAGACCACTGACTATCAGTTGGAGAAGAAACCTCTGTCGTTGGCGGATGTCCCGAGGCCTTGTCTTGGTTATGCAGTCTCTGTGGGATCAGAGATCTATTTCATTGGTGGAAGAAGCTTCCCCTCCACGGAGCTTTGGATCCTTGATACTCGATCTGATCGTTTACGTACGGCTCCAAGCATGAAAGTGGGTCGGTCCGCGGAGTATAAAGTAGCAGTGGGAGTGGTCGAGGGGGAGATATACGACGTAATTGGAGGAACTGATGAAGATAGCCAGGTGGAAGTGTTTGATCCAGAGACGCAAACGTGGGAGTTTGCAGACGATGAGAAAGTGAAATGTGAATGGGAGTTTAGCGTGTCTATGAAGCAAAAGGTTTATATGGTGGGCCTGGGTGGGAGAGTCAGCACGTATAGTCCGAGAGAAGGTATAAACAGTGAAACGACGGAGGTGCTAGGTTATGTGAACTTCTTGTGTGTG CTCAAGGTTTGGACCAGAGTGGTTGATCGTGATGGAAATGATGGGAAGTTAGAACTTTATTCATCTACTGCTGAAAAAATGGAGGAATACGAGGGAATGATTGCGTTTTTTTGGCCACTACCTAATATTGATCGAACGAAGAATGATCTTATCTGTAAACTGATCGCATTGGATAGGCTAGGAGAAAATATTCGTGGGAGGATTGAGTGGTCTGGTATTGCGGCCACATTGCCGCATAACATTCTTTTGAAGGATTGTTTAGTTGTTGCCGGTTGA
- the LOC111206256 gene encoding WUSCHEL-related homeobox 5, which yields MSFPLKVRSVRGNNGGGGGTGTKCGRWNPTVEQLKILTDLFRAGLRTPTTDQIQKISTELSFYGKIESKNVFYWFQNHKARERQKRRKISIDFDHHHQENDYISHHHHHRQPSTRDVFEINEDEEERVIETLQLFPVNSFQESKVDKMRSRVNNQYREYIRETNTTTFPSYSSCGAEMEHPSPLELRLSFL from the exons ATGTCTTTCCCCCTGAAAGTTCGTAGCGTACGTGGCAAcaacggaggaggaggagggacgGGGACGAAGTGCGGGAGGTGGAACCCGACGGTGGAGCAGTTGAAGATATTGACTGACTTGTTCCGAGCTGGTCTTAGAACTCCGACCACTGACCAAATTCAGAAGATCTCTACAGAGCTCAGTTTCTACGGCAAGATCGAGAGTAAGAATGTTTTCTATTGGTTCCAAAACCATAAGGCTAGAGAGAGGCAAAAACGCCGTAAAATCTCCATTGattttgatcatcatcatcaagaaaATGACTATatctctcatcatcatcatcatcgtcaacCATCAACTAGAG ATGTTTTTGAAATAAACGAAGACGAGGAGGAGAGGGTAATAGAGACGCTACAACTCTTTCCGGTGAATTCATTCCAAGAATCCAAAGTGGACAAAATGAGAAGCAGAGTCAATAACCAGTACCGTGAATACATACGAGAGACCAACACGACCACGTTTCCTTCGTACTCATCATGTGGAGCTGAGATGGAACATCCATCGCCGTTGGAACTTCGATTAAGCTTTCTTTAA
- the LOC125587347 gene encoding uncharacterized protein LOC125587347 → MSSFIPSDYKALDLSGDNYLDWAINTSAVLKSRGLGKCIKYGNDTLACERHRAIMIMRHHLCEDLRDEFGYVNDPHNLWSFLNSRFCEPLLHESKKKWEALRFQDYESVDNYHSDLMRITYSLRLCGELVTNEDLLNKTRDTFHSEEVLLSHQAKGFTTYYDMFSYLLDIEQKKQKRMDNIRRFNDIMEIYYEVLDSEMKIPEANKATFDKKRSEEDSEWTLMDHEVGLYIE, encoded by the coding sequence atgtcgagttTCATACCCTCAGATTACAAAGCCCttgatctctctggagataattatcttgATTGGGCTATAAACACTTCAGCCGTcttgaagtctagaggacttgGGAAGTGCATCAAGTATGGCAATGACACCCTTGCGTGTGAAAGACACAGAGCCATAATGATTATGCGACACCATCTCTGTGAGGACCTAAGAGACGAGTTTGGATATGTTAATGATCCTCATAATCTCTGGTCATTTTTGAATTCTAGATTCTGTGAGCCATTGTTGCacgaatccaagaaaaaatggGAAGCTCTAAGGTTCCAGGATTATGAATCCGTGGACAATTATCACTCTGATCTTATGAGAATCACCTATAGTCTTAGACTATGTGGTGAATTGGTAACAAACGAGGATTTGTTAAACAAAACTCGTGACACATTCCATTCAGAGGAAGTGTTGTTATCACATCAGGCCaaaggtttcaccacctatTATGACATGTTctcatatttattagacattgagCAAAAGAAGCAGAAAAGAATGGATAACATCAGACGGTTTAATGACATCATGGAGATATATTATGAAGTACTAGACAGTGAGATGAAAATCCCTGAAGCTAATAAAGCCACATTTGATAAGAAGAGATCTGAGGAGGATTCCGAGTGGACACTCATGGACCATGAGGTCGGattatacattgaataa
- the LOC106452540 gene encoding arginyl-tRNA--protein transferase 2, giving the protein MSSKASSSRGGESIVADCGRNTSTCGYCKSPTSSSISHGLWTERLTVHDYQALLDRGWRRSGCYLYKPEMAKTCCPSYTIRLRANDFVPSKEQQRVRRRLERFLDGELDLKPREQTEDPDVEVSEPVRKLLGSGKREQNNEVEPIMKDLSEQIDNAVQRCIQSGEFPSNIQIPKSSVKKVLSAKRKKLAEGSEELLYTSNIAFPIVAALKQTSQKGEGRNNAEENRLSPETVSEKLLSEIKKVGEFPSLAIKVCKGHINFFSATQVTSSERDQGESLPSATTTTKSSSNNLQVRKKKLEIHLKRSSFDPEEYELYKRYQLRVHNDEPESISKTSYKRFLVDTPLIEVLPSSDGDDDEEVPPCGFGSYHQQYRVDGRLIAVGVIDILPKCLSSKYLFWDPEFASLSLGNYSALQEIDWVKQNQAHCSALEYYYLGYYIHSCNKMRYKAAYRPSELLCPLRFQWVPFEVAKPLLDKKPYSVLSDFTKASLSPAPQASETLVKSTREREDMEMNNSDEDSDSDSGVNGNDIANILISLNGARLRYKDLLRIMNMRVRKQMESMFISYRKVVGAELSERMVYELQ; this is encoded by the exons ATGTCGTCGAAGGCGAGTAGCAGCCGTGGTGGAGAGAGTATCGTCGCTGATTGTGGGCGCAATACATCCACTTGCGGCTACTGTAAATCCCCTACCAGCTCCAGCATCTCTCACG GTTTATGGACAGAGAGACTCACTGTTCATGATTACCAAG CTCTTCTTGACCGTGGATGGAGACGGTCTGGCTGCTACCTTTACAAACCTGAGATGGCTAAAACTTGTTGCCCTTCTTACACTATCCGCTTGAGAGCAAATGATTTTGTTCCCTCTAAGGAGCAGCAGCGAGTGCGTAGAAGACTAGAaag GTTCTTGGACGGTGAGCTAGATCTGAAGCCTAGAGAGCAAACAGAAGATCCAGATGTGGAAGTTTCAGAGCCGGTGAGAAAGTTACTTGGTTCTGGTAAAAGAGAACAAAACAATGAAGTGGAACCAATCATGAAAGATTTGTCTGAACAAATTGATAACGCGGTACAAAGATGCATACAGAGCGGGGAGTTTCCTTCTAATATTCAGATTCCAAAATCTTCGGTGAAGAAAGTCCTCTCTGCCAAAAGGAAGAAGCTAGCCGAAGGGTCAGAAGAGCTCTTGTACACCAGCAACATTGCTTTTCCAATTGTAGCTGCACTTAAACAAACATCTCAGAAAGGCGAGGGAAGAAACAATGCAGAAGAAAACAGATTATCACCAGAGACTGTTTCTGAGAAGTTGTTAAGTGAAATAAAGAAAGTAGGAGAGTTCCCTAGCTTGGCTATCAAAGTCTGCAAAGGCCATATCAACTTCTTTTCAGCTACACAAGTCACTTCCTCAGAGAGAGATCAAGGTGAAAGCCTCCCCTCTGCTACAACAACTACAAAGTCTTCTTCAAACAACCTTCAGGTAAGaaagaagaagctggagataCATTTGAAAAGGTCAAGTTTTGATCCAGAGGAGTATGAACTATACAAACGTTATCAACTGAGAGTTCATAACGATGAGCCAGAAAGCATCTCAAAAACTTCGTACAAAAGGTTTTTGGTTGACACTCCGTTGATCGAAGTTCTCCCTTCaagtgatggtgatgatgatgaagaggtTCCTCCTTGTGGCTTTGGTTCTTACCATCAACAATACAGAGTTGACGGACGTCTTATAGCTGTGGGAGTAATCGACATTCTTCCCAAATGTTTGTCTAGTAAATACCTATTCTGGGATCCGGAATTTGCTTCCTTGTCTCTTGGAAACTACTCTGCTCTCCAAGAGATCGATTGGGTGAAACAGAACCAAGCTCATTGCTCTGCGCTTGAGTATTACTATCTTGGCTATTACATACATTCTTGCAACAAGATGAGATATAAAGCGGCGTATCGTCCTTCCGAGCTTCTATGTCCTCTCCGTTTCCA ATGGGTTCCATTTGAAGTAGCTAAGCCTCTACTTGACAAAAAGCCGTATTCTGTGTTGTCTGATTTCACTAAAGCTTCTTTATCACCTGCACCTCAAGCTTCTGAAACACTAGTGAAGTCCACGAGGGAACGGGAAGACATGGAGATGAACAACTCTGATGAAGACTCAGATTCTGATTCTGGTGTTAACGGCAATGACATTGCCAATATACTTATCAGTCTTAATGGAGCTAGGCTTCGATACAAG GATTTATTACGGATCATGAACATGAGAGTTCGTAAACAAATGGAATCGATGTTTATCAGTTACCGGAAAGTTGTGGGAGCTGAGCTTTCGGAGAGAATGGTGTATGAACTACAGTAA
- the LOC106452541 gene encoding protein yippee-like At3g11230, with amino-acid sequence MGRLFLVNLEGKSYSCRHCKTSIALCDDVVSKSFQSRHGKAYLFSKVANVYAGKKEDRMMMTGMHTVVDIYCVKCGSYVGWRYEFAFEKNQKYKEGKSVLERYKVCGPDGNNYWVAAQEVEAGESDTDE; translated from the exons ATGGGGAGATTGTTCTTGGTGAATTTGGAAGGCAAGTCTTACAGTTGTAGGCACTGTAAGACTAGTATCGCTCTCTGCGATGATGTCGTCTCCAAG TCTTTTCAATCACGCCATGGGAAAGCTTACCTCTTCAGTAAGGT AGCGAATGTGTATGCTGGGAAGAAGGAAGATAGGATGATGATGACGGGTATGCACACCGTTGTCGATATTTACTGCGTCAAATGCGGCTCTTATGTTGGATGGAGATAT GAGTTTGCTTTTGAGAAGAACCAAAAGTACAAGGAAGGCAAATCTGTTCTCGAAAG GTACAAGGTCTGCGGTCCGGATGGGAACAATTACTGGGTGGCGGCTCAAGAAGTTGAAGCCGGAGAAAGTGATACtgatgaatga